The following are from one region of the Mycolicibacterium helvum genome:
- a CDS encoding S53 family peptidase: MKHYRAAILIAAVLLVVVTASGPPARWLAHGAPVISGPFASLLAASTNLGPSRASDAQLTVTLRGSVRPTALIDWADAHRLGVRWQPGEDFAVVTGAADDIADAFGVPVQDYRGRQGQVFYASPRQPVLPPLLHDEVTAVGRVLSYLPHRMARPVFPRDVPRPGLTPRHLLTAYGATPLVEAGYRGAGQTLVFFSFDGFDQRDLDMFADSSGLPRFTPEVIGGPLEPPEGEATMDLEVGHAIAPQARLVVVNARHTVEGDGTFEKIGAMFDDAAGRFPGSIWSLSIGWGCEALVNAADVAPVRSALANAHRRGITVFDASGDTAGLECKGGKDWSAAPGPNDVGVDTIASLPEITSVGGTTLYTDIEGRWMDERAWIDVPMSQGSSGGVSRLFTRPDYQRGIVIARDSDHRLVPDVAAVADPFTGVQIVFGQNKRIGGGTSQAAPIWAGLTALMNQYVLDHGGRPLGDINPLLYRAAQGSRLPGFHDVTMGGNAVDNPGPGYDLVTGLGSPITINLAQNLLDVQKAQSVAAGFAPGGG; the protein is encoded by the coding sequence ATGAAGCATTACCGTGCCGCGATCCTGATTGCCGCGGTGCTTCTGGTGGTGGTCACGGCGTCGGGACCGCCGGCCCGGTGGCTCGCGCACGGTGCCCCGGTCATCAGCGGTCCCTTCGCGTCATTACTGGCAGCCTCGACCAACCTCGGTCCGTCGCGCGCGAGTGACGCTCAGCTCACCGTCACCCTCCGTGGGTCGGTGCGCCCGACGGCTCTGATCGATTGGGCGGATGCGCATCGACTCGGGGTGCGATGGCAACCCGGCGAGGACTTCGCGGTCGTCACAGGAGCTGCCGACGACATCGCCGACGCGTTCGGAGTGCCCGTCCAGGACTACCGGGGCCGGCAAGGTCAGGTGTTCTACGCCTCGCCCCGGCAACCGGTGCTACCGCCGCTACTGCACGACGAGGTCACCGCCGTTGGCCGAGTCCTGAGTTACCTGCCCCACCGGATGGCACGGCCCGTGTTTCCGCGCGACGTGCCGCGTCCCGGTTTGACGCCGCGACATCTGCTGACCGCCTACGGCGCGACCCCGCTGGTCGAGGCCGGCTACCGGGGTGCCGGTCAGACGCTGGTGTTCTTCTCGTTCGACGGCTTCGACCAGCGTGACCTCGACATGTTCGCCGACTCCTCAGGGCTGCCGAGATTCACCCCCGAGGTGATCGGCGGCCCCCTCGAGCCGCCCGAAGGCGAGGCCACGATGGACCTCGAGGTCGGGCACGCCATCGCGCCGCAGGCCCGGCTCGTGGTGGTCAACGCTCGTCACACCGTCGAGGGCGACGGCACCTTCGAGAAGATCGGCGCGATGTTCGACGATGCCGCGGGGCGGTTCCCCGGCTCGATCTGGAGTCTGTCCATCGGATGGGGATGTGAGGCTCTGGTCAACGCTGCCGACGTTGCGCCCGTGCGGTCCGCCCTGGCCAACGCGCACCGCCGCGGTATCACCGTCTTCGACGCCAGCGGTGACACCGCGGGGCTGGAATGCAAAGGCGGCAAGGACTGGTCGGCGGCACCCGGCCCCAACGATGTCGGTGTGGACACCATCGCCTCACTGCCGGAGATCACGTCGGTCGGCGGCACGACGCTGTACACCGACATCGAGGGAAGATGGATGGACGAGCGGGCCTGGATCGACGTGCCGATGTCACAGGGCTCCAGCGGAGGGGTGTCCCGCTTGTTCACCCGGCCCGACTATCAGCGCGGGATAGTCATCGCCCGGGACAGCGATCACCGGCTCGTTCCCGACGTTGCCGCGGTGGCCGATCCGTTCACCGGCGTGCAGATCGTCTTCGGGCAGAACAAGCGAATCGGCGGGGGAACCTCGCAGGCCGCACCGATCTGGGCCGGTCTGACAGCGTTGATGAATCAGTATGTGCTCGACCACGGCGGCCGGCCGCTGGGCGATATCAACCCGCTTCTCTACCGGGCCGCCCAGGGATCGAGGCTGCCTGGCTTCCATGACGTCACGATGGGCGGCAACGCGGTCGACAACCCCGGGCCCGGCTACGACCTGGTGACCGGCCTCGGAAGTCCCATCACCATCAATCTCGCCCAGAATCTGCTCGATGTGCAGAAGGCTCAGTCGGTGGCCGCAGGCTTTGCACCTGGCGGCGGGTAG
- a CDS encoding fumarylacetoacetate hydrolase family protein: MRLGRIASPDGVAFVSIEGDTGSEIVREIAEHPFGAPTFTGRTWPLADVRLLAPILASKVVCMGKNYLAHIEEMGGEAPEDPVIFLKPNTAIIGPGVPIQLPANASPVHHEGELAAVIGRPCKDVPAARAAENILGYTIANDVSARDQQKADGQWIRAKGHDTFCPVGPWIVTDLDPSDLEIRTEVNGQVRQLSRTSLMIHDIGAIIEWISSVMTLLPGDLILTGTPEGVGPIEHGDTVSVSIEGIGTLTNPVIRKGN; encoded by the coding sequence ATGCGCCTGGGTCGAATCGCCAGCCCCGATGGGGTCGCCTTCGTCAGTATCGAAGGGGACACGGGGAGTGAAATTGTTCGTGAGATAGCCGAGCACCCTTTCGGTGCGCCGACGTTCACCGGCCGGACCTGGCCGCTGGCTGACGTGCGCCTGCTGGCCCCGATCCTGGCCAGCAAGGTGGTCTGCATGGGCAAGAACTACCTGGCCCACATCGAGGAGATGGGTGGCGAGGCCCCGGAGGATCCGGTCATCTTCCTCAAGCCGAACACCGCGATCATCGGACCCGGTGTGCCAATCCAGTTGCCCGCCAATGCCTCCCCGGTCCACCACGAGGGTGAGCTAGCCGCCGTCATCGGCCGTCCATGTAAGGACGTCCCCGCCGCGCGCGCCGCCGAGAACATCCTGGGCTATACGATCGCCAACGATGTGTCCGCCCGCGACCAGCAGAAGGCCGACGGCCAGTGGATCCGGGCCAAGGGCCATGACACGTTCTGCCCGGTCGGTCCATGGATCGTCACCGACCTCGACCCGTCCGATCTGGAAATCCGCACCGAGGTCAACGGCCAGGTGCGTCAGCTCAGCCGGACCTCGCTGATGATCCACGACATCGGCGCCATCATCGAGTGGATCTCCTCCGTGATGACCCTGCTGCCCGGCGATCTCATCCTCACCGGGACGCCGGAGGGTGTCGGGCCGATCGAGCACGGCGATACCGTCAGCGTCAGCATCGAGGGCATCGGCACGCTGACCAATCCCGTGATCCGGAAGGGCAACTGA
- the gltX gene encoding glutamate--tRNA ligase, whose amino-acid sequence MTAAANDPVRVRFCPSPTGIPHVGMVRTALFNWAYARHTGGTFVFRIEDTDAQRDSEESYAALLDALRWLGLDWDEGPEVGGPYEPYRQSQRTALYRDVLDRLVESGEAYFAYSTPEEVEARHLAAGRNPKLGYDNYDRDLTDEQRDAYVAEGRNAVLRLRMPDEDITWHDLVRGTTTFAAGTVPDFALTRATGEPLYTLVNPVDDALMKITHVLRGEDLLSSTPRQIALYQALTRIGVTDRVPEFAHLPPVLGEGTKKLSKRDPESNLFLHRDRGFLPEGLLNYLALLGWGIAGDHDIFSLEEMVAAFDVVDVNSNPARFDQKKADAINAEHIRRLGEADFAARLKAYFDAHGHDTGLDDARFAVAAQLIQTRIVVLSDGWELLKFLNDDAYELDPKAAAKELGPDSVPVLDAAITALEAVAEWTTPAIEDALKVTLLEGLELKPRKAFGPIRVAATGATISPPLFESLELLGSDRSLRRLRGARDHGGVLEKDG is encoded by the coding sequence ATGACCGCGGCCGCCAATGATCCAGTGCGCGTGCGATTCTGCCCGTCACCGACCGGCATTCCGCATGTCGGCATGGTCCGCACCGCGTTGTTCAACTGGGCGTACGCCCGCCACACCGGCGGCACGTTCGTGTTCCGCATCGAGGACACCGACGCCCAGCGCGACTCCGAGGAAAGCTATGCCGCACTGCTGGATGCATTGCGATGGCTGGGACTGGACTGGGACGAGGGGCCCGAAGTCGGCGGTCCCTATGAGCCCTACCGGCAGTCCCAGCGCACAGCTCTCTATCGCGATGTGCTCGACCGGTTGGTCGAGTCGGGAGAGGCTTATTTTGCGTACTCCACACCTGAAGAGGTGGAGGCGCGACACCTGGCTGCTGGGCGCAATCCCAAACTGGGCTATGACAATTACGACCGCGACCTGACCGACGAGCAGCGCGACGCTTACGTCGCCGAGGGGCGTAACGCCGTGCTTCGGCTGCGGATGCCCGACGAGGACATCACCTGGCACGACCTGGTCAGGGGCACAACGACATTCGCCGCTGGAACGGTTCCCGATTTCGCGCTGACCCGTGCGACCGGCGAACCGTTGTACACCTTGGTCAATCCGGTCGACGATGCGTTGATGAAGATCACCCACGTGCTGCGCGGGGAAGATTTGCTGTCGTCGACACCGCGCCAGATTGCGCTGTACCAGGCGCTGACTCGCATCGGCGTGACGGACCGCGTGCCCGAATTCGCCCACCTGCCACCGGTTTTGGGTGAGGGCACCAAGAAGCTGTCCAAGCGCGACCCGGAGTCCAACCTGTTCCTGCACCGCGACCGCGGATTCCTGCCCGAGGGTCTGCTCAACTACCTGGCGCTGCTGGGCTGGGGGATCGCCGGCGACCACGACATCTTCAGCCTCGAGGAAATGGTCGCCGCCTTCGACGTCGTCGACGTCAACTCCAACCCGGCGCGGTTCGACCAGAAGAAAGCCGACGCCATCAATGCCGAGCACATCCGCCGGCTCGGCGAGGCGGACTTCGCCGCGCGCCTTAAGGCCTATTTCGACGCCCACGGCCACGACACCGGGCTCGACGACGCGAGATTCGCCGTCGCCGCACAGCTGATTCAGACGCGCATCGTGGTGCTCTCCGACGGGTGGGAGCTGCTGAAGTTCCTCAACGACGATGCCTACGAACTGGATCCGAAGGCCGCGGCCAAGGAACTCGGCCCGGATTCCGTGCCGGTGCTCGACGCGGCAATCACGGCTCTTGAGGCGGTGGCCGAGTGGACAACGCCGGCCATCGAGGATGCGCTCAAGGTCACACTGCTCGAGGGGCTCGAGCTCAAGCCGCGCAAGGCGTTCGGACCGATCCGGGTGGCCGCGACGGGTGCCACGATCAGCCCGCCGCTGTTCGAGTCGCTGGAGCTGCTGGGTAGCGACCGCAGCCTGCGTCGACTGCGGGGCGCGCGCGACCATGGGGGGGTGCTGGAAAAAGACGGCTGA
- a CDS encoding MFS transporter — MDVDTISTVRRWMMLAVALFATLSANVFINGAAFLIPTLHTTMGLDLAKAGLVSAMPSFGMVATLFLWGYVVDRVGERFVLSVGSALTAAAALAAASSHSLLLVGVFLFLGGMAAASSNSASGRLVVGWFPPQQRGLVMGIRQTAQPLGVAVGALVIPRLAQAHGVGLALLFPAIVCAVAALVCAVAVADPPRPPRAEAPAEHLANPYRGSSVLWRIHAVSVLLVVPQCVAWTFTLVWLIAERGWSAQSAGVLVMAAQILGALGRIAAGRWSDAVGSRLRPIRVIAAAAAVSMLALALTDAQHWTLSIAVVVVASVITVVDNGLAFTAIAEIAGPFWSGRALGAQNTSQLLAAGLTPPLFGALIGVVGYPIAFAVCALFPVAALPLVPDDQPVNH, encoded by the coding sequence ATGGACGTCGACACAATCAGCACCGTGCGGCGCTGGATGATGCTCGCGGTCGCGTTGTTTGCGACGTTGTCTGCCAACGTCTTCATCAACGGCGCCGCCTTTCTGATCCCCACCCTGCACACCACGATGGGCCTCGACCTGGCCAAGGCCGGCCTGGTGTCGGCGATGCCGAGCTTCGGCATGGTGGCAACCCTGTTCCTCTGGGGTTATGTGGTGGACCGCGTCGGCGAGCGCTTCGTGTTGTCCGTCGGCTCCGCGTTGACCGCCGCGGCGGCCCTGGCGGCGGCTTCGTCGCACTCGCTGCTGCTGGTTGGCGTCTTCCTGTTCCTTGGCGGTATGGCGGCGGCCAGCAGCAATTCGGCCAGCGGACGGCTGGTGGTCGGGTGGTTTCCGCCACAGCAGCGGGGGCTGGTGATGGGTATCCGCCAGACCGCACAGCCACTGGGCGTGGCTGTCGGCGCGTTGGTCATTCCCCGGCTGGCCCAGGCGCACGGCGTCGGACTGGCACTGTTGTTCCCCGCCATCGTGTGCGCAGTGGCAGCGCTGGTGTGCGCTGTCGCCGTGGCGGATCCGCCACGTCCGCCACGGGCCGAGGCACCCGCCGAGCATCTGGCCAACCCGTACCGGGGATCCTCCGTGCTGTGGCGGATCCACGCGGTGTCGGTGCTGTTGGTCGTGCCGCAGTGCGTGGCGTGGACGTTCACCCTCGTCTGGTTGATCGCAGAGCGCGGCTGGTCGGCGCAATCCGCCGGCGTGCTGGTGATGGCCGCCCAAATCCTCGGCGCACTGGGCCGGATCGCCGCCGGACGCTGGTCGGATGCGGTGGGTTCACGGCTGCGGCCCATCCGGGTGATCGCGGCCGCCGCTGCGGTGTCCATGCTGGCGCTGGCGCTGACCGATGCGCAGCACTGGACGCTGAGCATCGCGGTGGTGGTCGTGGCGTCGGTGATCACCGTCGTCGACAACGGCTTGGCGTTCACCGCGATCGCCGAGATCGCCGGGCCGTTCTGGAGCGGGCGGGCACTGGGCGCGCAGAACACCAGCCAGTTGCTGGCCGCCGGGCTCACCCCACCGTTGTTCGGCGCACTGATCGGTGTGGTGGGCTACCCGATCGCATTCGCGGTGTGCGCGCTGTTCCCGGTCGCGGCGCTACCGCTGGTGCCTGACGACCAGCCCGTCAACCACTAG